In Flavobacterium sp., a single window of DNA contains:
- the tsaD gene encoding tRNA (adenosine(37)-N6)-threonylcarbamoyltransferase complex transferase subunit TsaD — translation MQNSEVFILAIESSCDDTAAAVLHNDKVLSNVVANQLIHNQYGGVVPELASRAHQQNIVPVIDAALRKANVQKEQLTAIAFTQGPGLMGSLLVGSSFGKSLSLALNIPLIAVNHMHAHILAHFIDEDGYDKPEFPFLALTISGGHTQIVKVNSFFDMEIIGETTDDAVGEAFDKSAKILGLPYPGGPLIDKYAKEGNPKAFTFTKPKVPGLDFSFSGLKTAILYFIQKNKQENPNFIEENLNDICASIQHTIIEILMDKLKMAVKETGIKQIAIGGGVSANSGIRNTLKESESKYGWKTFIPKFEYTTDNAAMIGIVGYQKYLSKRFEDSSVVSKARIQF, via the coding sequence ATGCAAAATTCAGAGGTTTTTATTCTTGCCATCGAAAGTTCATGCGATGATACTGCTGCTGCAGTTTTACATAACGATAAAGTTCTCTCAAATGTTGTGGCTAATCAGTTAATTCACAATCAATATGGCGGTGTGGTTCCTGAACTAGCTTCGAGAGCCCATCAGCAAAACATAGTTCCCGTAATCGACGCTGCGCTTCGTAAAGCAAATGTACAAAAAGAACAGCTAACTGCCATTGCTTTTACACAAGGTCCCGGCTTAATGGGTTCATTACTTGTGGGGAGTTCTTTTGGTAAATCATTATCATTAGCATTAAACATTCCGTTAATAGCTGTTAATCACATGCATGCTCATATTTTAGCCCATTTTATTGATGAAGATGGCTACGATAAACCAGAGTTTCCATTTTTGGCACTAACCATTAGCGGCGGACACACTCAAATCGTAAAAGTAAACAGCTTTTTTGATATGGAAATTATTGGAGAAACTACTGATGATGCCGTAGGTGAAGCTTTTGACAAAAGTGCCAAAATATTAGGACTTCCATATCCCGGAGGGCCTTTAATTGATAAATATGCCAAAGAAGGAAACCCAAAAGCGTTTACGTTTACAAAACCAAAAGTGCCGGGATTAGATTTTAGTTTTTCGGGGTTAAAAACTGCAATTCTTTATTTTATTCAGAAGAATAAACAAGAAAATCCAAACTTTATCGAAGAAAATTTAAATGATATCTGCGCTTCAATTCAGCATACGATTATCGAAATTTTAATGGACAAATTAAAAATGGCTGTTAAAGAAACCGGAATTAAACAAATCGCTATTGGCGGCGGCGTTTCGGCAAATTCAGGAATCAGAAATACATTAAAAGAAAGCGAAAGCAAATACGGCTGGAAAACTTTTATTCCGAAATTTGAATATACGACAGATAATGCTGCCATGATTGGAATCGTTGGTTATCAAAAATATTTATCAAAACGTTTTGAAGATTCTTCAGTAGTTTCTAAAGCGCGAATTCAGTTTTAA
- a CDS encoding 16S rRNA (uracil(1498)-N(3))-methyltransferase, whose product MQLFYNPDIDETTESFSFDKEESKHIIKVLRKKDSDILYVTNGQGLLFETEITLASDNKCIVDVRSIKKSPEPKFRLHLAVAPTKMNDRFEWFLEKATEIGIQEITPIICDRSERKVINPERFEKIILSAMKQSNEMFLPKLNEAVSFKEFIKKKNSGLQFIAHCEETDKKSLKEALKPDEDVTLLIGPEGDFSEKEIALAIENKYQPVTLGNTRLRTETAAVVACHSVVFFNEG is encoded by the coding sequence ATGCAGTTATTTTATAATCCGGATATTGACGAAACAACCGAAAGTTTTTCTTTTGATAAAGAAGAAAGCAAACACATCATAAAAGTGTTACGAAAAAAAGATTCGGATATTTTGTATGTTACAAACGGTCAGGGTTTATTGTTTGAAACTGAAATTACACTGGCTTCAGATAATAAATGTATCGTTGATGTTCGATCGATAAAAAAATCTCCCGAACCAAAATTTCGTCTGCATCTTGCGGTTGCGCCAACCAAAATGAATGATCGTTTTGAGTGGTTTTTAGAAAAAGCTACAGAAATTGGCATTCAGGAAATTACGCCCATAATCTGCGATCGTTCTGAACGAAAAGTAATTAACCCGGAGCGTTTTGAAAAGATTATTCTTTCGGCAATGAAACAATCGAATGAAATGTTTCTTCCGAAATTAAATGAAGCTGTTTCGTTTAAAGAATTCATAAAAAAGAAAAACAGCGGTTTACAATTTATTGCGCATTGTGAGGAAACCGACAAAAAATCTTTGAAAGAAGCTTTAAAGCCAGACGAAGATGTCACTTTGTTAATTGGACCTGAAGGTGATTTTTCTGAAAAAGAAATTGCATTGGCTATCGAAAATAAATATCAGCCCGTAACTTTAGGAAATACCCGTTTACGTACAGAAACAGCGGCGGTTGTAGCTTGTCATAGTGTGGTGTTTTTTAATGAAGGTTAA
- a CDS encoding integrase core domain-containing protein, translating to MRNNSQDSTLERNYLEKYRFLIKEYEQVKNKTHPVHKKAMDFYKANDTCRKSFLKYYNRYKQSGKSLDLLPQKRGPKYKTRRPLPFIERKVIELREKGNNKYEIVSILKPKLGKNTPSYSGVYNILKRNKINRLTPKIKKNHQKIIKERMGQLGHIDCHHLSKSIIKGENRKLYLVCIIDDYSRIAWAELIPDITSLTVMFASLKCLNILSDHYEIRFEEILSDNGPEFGIRTSQQKYNHPFERMLMELGIVHRHTKPYRPQTNGKVERFWRTLEDDLLRETDFDSLEELKEELLQYLYYYNHERPHQGIDGKKPIEMINPLPK from the coding sequence ATGAGAAATAACAGTCAGGATTCAACATTAGAGAGAAACTATTTAGAGAAGTATCGTTTTTTAATAAAAGAATATGAGCAAGTAAAAAACAAGACTCATCCGGTGCATAAAAAGGCGATGGATTTTTACAAGGCAAATGACACCTGCAGAAAAAGCTTCTTAAAGTATTATAACCGTTATAAGCAGAGCGGTAAGTCTTTGGATCTGCTTCCTCAGAAGCGTGGTCCAAAATACAAGACAAGACGTCCTCTGCCATTTATAGAACGAAAAGTAATTGAATTAAGGGAAAAAGGAAACAACAAATATGAAATTGTTAGTATCTTAAAGCCAAAATTAGGAAAAAACACACCTTCATATTCAGGAGTTTATAATATTTTAAAGCGTAATAAAATAAACAGGTTAACTCCGAAGATTAAAAAGAATCATCAAAAAATAATCAAGGAAAGAATGGGACAGCTTGGTCATATTGATTGTCATCACTTAAGCAAAAGCATCATAAAAGGAGAAAATCGAAAATTGTACCTAGTATGTATAATTGACGACTACAGCCGGATTGCCTGGGCAGAATTAATCCCAGACATCACTAGTTTAACGGTTATGTTTGCGTCATTAAAATGCTTAAACATCTTAAGCGATCATTATGAGATAAGATTTGAAGAGATTTTATCTGACAATGGACCTGAATTTGGAATCAGAACCAGCCAGCAGAAATATAACCATCCTTTTGAGAGAATGCTTATGGAATTGGGAATTGTTCACAGACATACAAAACCTTATAGACCACAGACAAACGGGAAGGTCGAACGCTTCTGGCGAACTCTTGAAGATGATCTGCTCAGAGAAACTGATTTTGATTCTTTGGAAGAACTAAAAGAAGAATTATTACAATATTTATATTACTATAATCACGAAAGGCCACATCAGGGAATTGATGGAAAAAAGCCAATCGAAATGATAAATCCGTTACCGAAATAA
- a CDS encoding DUF4159 domain-containing protein, which translates to MKKIFYLFFLFSISSFSQEIALLKYSGGGDWYANPTSLPNLIRFCNSTINTRIKAKPSTVEPSNPDLLSYPFVHMTGHGNVIFSDSDISNLRNYLNGGGFLHIDDNYGMDQYIRKEIKKIFPNNNLVELPANHPIFQKPFPFPNGLPKIHEHDGTRPQAFGIFVENKLVLLYTYECDLGDGWEDAEVHNDPANVRDKALKMGANIINYIFTN; encoded by the coding sequence ATGAAAAAAATATTTTACCTGTTTTTCCTTTTTTCAATCTCTTCATTTTCACAAGAAATTGCTTTGCTAAAATACAGCGGCGGCGGCGATTGGTACGCGAATCCTACATCATTGCCTAATTTAATTCGCTTTTGCAATTCGACAATTAATACCCGAATAAAAGCAAAACCTTCGACTGTTGAACCAAGCAATCCCGATTTGCTTTCGTATCCGTTTGTACACATGACCGGACACGGAAATGTGATTTTCAGCGATTCTGATATTTCAAATTTGAGAAATTATCTAAACGGTGGCGGATTTCTTCATATCGACGATAATTACGGAATGGATCAATACATTCGAAAAGAAATCAAAAAGATATTTCCGAACAACAATTTAGTTGAGCTTCCGGCCAATCATCCTATTTTTCAAAAACCTTTTCCGTTTCCAAACGGATTACCTAAAATTCACGAACACGACGGAACCCGCCCGCAGGCCTTTGGTATTTTCGTAGAAAATAAACTGGTTTTATTATATACTTACGAATGTGATTTAGGCGACGGCTGGGAAGATGCCGAAGTTCATAACGATCCGGCAAATGTTCGTGACAAAGCCTTAAAAATGGGTGCCAACATTATCAATTATATTTTTACCAACTAA
- a CDS encoding TrmH family RNA methyltransferase, with protein sequence MQLTHEENQFERKTFPITLVCDHIYFQQNIGSLFRISEAFGVENIIFLGKDIPLTPRKINKTSRSTHLHVPHQIIEETSELIEYLQLNDFEIIGLEITSNSKSLKEVVIPKDKKMALLIGSEIDGILDELLKICHQIVHINMFGKNSSMNVVQAASIALYEITSAAL encoded by the coding sequence ATGCAACTTACTCACGAAGAAAATCAATTTGAGCGAAAAACATTTCCGATAACTTTGGTTTGTGATCATATTTATTTTCAGCAGAATATTGGTTCGCTTTTTAGAATTTCTGAGGCTTTTGGCGTAGAAAATATTATTTTTCTGGGGAAAGATATTCCGCTTACGCCTAGAAAAATAAACAAAACTTCCCGCAGTACGCACCTTCATGTACCGCATCAAATTATCGAAGAAACTTCAGAGTTAATCGAATATCTACAACTAAACGATTTTGAGATTATTGGCCTTGAAATTACAAGCAACAGCAAATCTTTAAAGGAAGTTGTAATTCCAAAAGATAAAAAAATGGCACTTTTAATTGGCAGTGAAATCGATGGCATTTTGGATGAACTTTTAAAAATCTGCCATCAAATTGTACACATAAATATGTTTGGAAAAAATTCAAGCATGAATGTTGTACAGGCTGCTAGTATTGCTTTATACGAAATCACCTCTGCAGCTCTTTAA